Part of the Leifsonia soli genome is shown below.
TGATCCTCGCCTGGGGGCTCGGCACGATCGTCCCCCACCTGGCGATCGTCTGGCGCCGCCTTCACGACGCGAACCTGGCGGGCCCGTTCTTCTTCCTCAGCTTCATCCCGTTCGGGAGCATCGTCGTGCTCATCCTGACGATCCTGCCCTCGAAGCCCGAGGGCGCGCGCTTCGACCGTCCCCGCGCCTAGCGGGAGCCGGGCCGGCTCAGCGGGAGCGCATCCTCAGCGGGTGCGCCTCAGCAGGAGTCGGCCCACAGCCGGCGCGGCCGCTCGGGGTCGGTGTCGTCCAGCAGGACCGACGCCACCTCGCGCGGCGCGCCGAGCGGATCCTTCTGCCCGGTGGTGACGAACGACCAGTCCGGGCTCCGCTCCGGGTCGTGCTCGACCCACAGCGAGAAGTTCCAGAATCCGCGGAACTCCGCGTCGAGCAGGCCGCGGCCGTCGACGACCAGCACCCCGTCTCGGGAGCGGAAGGGCGTGACGACCGCATCGCGGAACGCGTCAGCTCCTGTGGCCGGGTCGACAGTCGCACGCTCGACCTGCTGGCCGGCGTCGCGCAGCGCTCCCGCGAGTGCGTCGGCCACGCGCGCGGTGTCAGCGGCCGGGACGCCCGTCACGGCGACGAACCGCGGCCCGCGCGTGTAGTGCTGCAGGAACTCGGTCGCCACCCCGGCGAAGAACTCCGCAGCCTCCGTCGACGTCTTCTCCGTGTCGGTCATCGTCCGCTCCTTCCGATGCGCTCACCGTCTCGAACGCTACGCGCAAGGCGGCCATTCCGGGAGCGCAGACGCCGAGCTCAGTCGTCGCGGTCGATCGTCCCGATGCGCGCGCCGGACGAGTCGTAGACCGTCATCACATTGCCGTCCACCTTCCCGCTCGCGGCCGTCGACATCCAGGTGTCCACTCCGTTGCAGACCTTCTTCGTCATGGCGACGGTGCCGAGGTCGATGGTGTTGCCGGAGATCGTGCCGGTGCCCTTCATCGTGTTGCAGCCGTCCGATCCGGAGTACGAGCCGTTCGCGTTGATGATGAGGTTCGGTTCTCCGGGGTCGGTGCTGCCCCACTTCCCCGGGACGTCACCGCCCTGCGGGGTGCACGCCGTCAGGGCGAGGCCGGCGGCGAGGATGGCCGTGAGCGCGGCCGAGCGTGTCCTGTTCATGGCCCCGGAGGATACGCGCGTCGCCGACGGGCCGAATAGACAGTCGTCGGGTCGCGTCGTCGCCATCCCTTCTCGTCCTGTTGCGGGCATGCCTCCGTTCCGCGCCGGCGGGTCGGGCCCGTCGCCCGTACGCGCCTGAGGGTTCGCTGCAACCCCTCCACGCGGCGCGCAACGCGATCTATCCTCGTCGCAACGAGGACAGCGGGGAGGGGACGGCTCATGGACGAGGCACCCGAGGAGACCCTGCGCCCACCGGACGCCGTGCCGGAACTAGCGGAGGAGCAGGCTGTGGAGATGGTGGCCGTCTCGGCCGAGCGCGAGGCGGAGCTCGAGCAGCGCGCCCGCGACTTCATTCGCGAACTCGCGGCGGCGGAGCCGGGATCGGACGCGTTCACGCGCAAGATCGTCGGCTTCTCACACCTGGGAGAGGCCGAGATGCGCGCCTCCAGCGACGCATCGCGCCAGCTGCTGGAGCGGCCGGCCAGCTCGCTCGCCGCGGCCCGCGGCAAGGCAGTGCGCACCGACCCGCAGTACGGCGTCATCCGCACGCTGCAGGATCTCCGCGCCACCGTCAGCGACTTCGACCCGCAGCACCTCACCGGCCGCAACCGGATGCTGTCGCGCGTGCCCGGCGGGCGCCGGCTGCGCCAGTACGTGCAGCGGTTCGAGTCGGCGCAGAAGCAGCTCGACGGCATCGTCGAAGCGCTGGACCATGGCCAGGAGTGGCTCGCCCGCGACAATGTGGAGATCGAGAAGGAGCGGGCGTCGCTCTGGAAGACCACGGAGCGGCTCAATGAGTACGTCGTGCTGACCGCAGCGCTCGACCGGGCGACGGTGGAGGCGGCGGCCGAATTGCGGATGACCGATCCGGCACGCGCGACCCTGCTGGAGAAGGAGGCGCTCTTCCCGATCCGGCAGCGCCGCCAGGACCTGACCACGCAGATCGCCGTCTCGGTGCAGGCGTATCTCGCGCTCGACGTCATCAAGAAGAACAACGTCGAGCTGATCAAGGGCGTCGAGCGCGCGAAGACGACCACCGTCTCGGCTCTCCGCACGGCCGTCGTCGTCGCCCAGGCGCTGGAGAACCAGAAACTCGTCATCGACCAGCTCGGCGCGCTGCACGACAGCACCAACGCACTGATCGGGCGCACGGGCGAGGCTCTCAGGACGCAGACCGAGCAGGTGCAGAAGGAGCAGACATC
Proteins encoded:
- a CDS encoding toxic anion resistance protein, with translation MDEAPEETLRPPDAVPELAEEQAVEMVAVSAEREAELEQRARDFIRELAAAEPGSDAFTRKIVGFSHLGEAEMRASSDASRQLLERPASSLAAARGKAVRTDPQYGVIRTLQDLRATVSDFDPQHLTGRNRMLSRVPGGRRLRQYVQRFESAQKQLDGIVEALDHGQEWLARDNVEIEKERASLWKTTERLNEYVVLTAALDRATVEAAAELRMTDPARATLLEKEALFPIRQRRQDLTTQIAVSVQAYLALDVIKKNNVELIKGVERAKTTTVSALRTAVVVAQALENQKLVIDQLGALHDSTNALIGRTGEALRTQTEQVQKEQTSSAVDVEVLQRAFDNVFATMDSIDTYRTEAVARMATTVDALDQQVARSRAYLKRSRPTEPPR
- a CDS encoding META domain-containing protein, whose product is MNRTRSAALTAILAAGLALTACTPQGGDVPGKWGSTDPGEPNLIINANGSYSGSDGCNTMKGTGTISGNTIDLGTVAMTKKVCNGVDTWMSTAASGKVDGNVMTVYDSSGARIGTIDRDD